The window AATGAGTCAAAACTTACCTGCGATCGCATTACCCATGGAACAAATAGTGACTAAATTAGAACCAATTCCAGTATTTACAGTAGCAGACGAAACGGGAGCACCCCTAGTAGCTACAGGAGAAAATAATACCCAAGTAGCGGGAGTATTTATCAGTCAAGCAGATGCTCAAGAATTTGTGCAAAGATTGCAACAAGAAAACCCCGATTTAGGAAGCCAAGTCAGGGTTGTACCTGTATCCTTAAGCAAAATCTATGAACTCGCTGTTGATAGTCAAAATGACCCTACTGCCTTACAATTCGCTTATGTACCTGTTGAAGCACAAGTACAAAAAGCTGAAGAGTTAATGAGTGCATCAGGAGAAGAATTTCCAGGTGGCGTACCTTTATTCGTAGCCACCACAGGAGAAGATCAAGGTTATCTGACTATCCAACAAAATAATGAGCAGGTAATTCCCTTTTTCTTTGAAAAACAACAGTTAGATAATATGATTACTAACTTTAAACAAGAACAACCAGAATTAGCCGACCAAGTAGCAGTAGAGGTAGTACCCCTAGAAGTAATGCTCTCAACTCTACAAAATAGTAATGATGAAGGACTCGATAAAATTGTCTTGATTCCAACCACAGAAGCGATAGAGTTTATTCGTTCCACTACCCCTACTGATGGTCAACCCTAAGTTACGGGTAAAACTTAACGGCAAAACATTACATAAGTGGCGATACCAGGCGATCGCCACCGCTAAAACCGCGGGAATTAACCCCACAGAAGTAGATTGGTTATTAACTAGAATAACTAATTTAAGTAAGCTAGATTTACGTCTAGAGTCTTATTTAAATCAAGATCTTGTTCTCAGCGAGAAATCTTTGACAGAATTAACTCAATTATGGGAACAAAGAATCAAAAAAAACGTCCCTGTACAATACTTGATTAACACTGTTTATTGGCGAGACTTTAAATTACAAGTGTCTCAAGACGTCTTGATTCCTCGTCCCGAAACAGAATTAATTATTGATTTGCTAGAAAATAGCCTTAAATTTAGCGAGAATGAGGAGTTAAAAACAGGTGTGTGGGTGGATTTGGGAACAGGAAGTGGAGCGATCGCCCTAGGATTAGCTCAATTACTACCAGAAGCAACTATATACGCTGTAGATATTAGCAAAGCGGCACTGGCGATCGCTGCTACAAACGCAGCCCAATTGCATCTAGAAAATAGAATCAAATTTCAACAGGGTGATTGGTGGTCACCCTTAA of the Gloeocapsa sp. DLM2.Bin57 genome contains:
- the prmC gene encoding peptide chain release factor N(5)-glutamine methyltransferase — its product is MVNPKLRVKLNGKTLHKWRYQAIATAKTAGINPTEVDWLLTRITNLSKLDLRLESYLNQDLVLSEKSLTELTQLWEQRIKKNVPVQYLINTVYWRDFKLQVSQDVLIPRPETELIIDLLENSLKFSENEELKTGVWVDLGTGSGAIALGLAQLLPEATIYAVDISKAALAIAATNAAQLHLENRIKFQQGDWWSPLKEWKGKISGMVSNPPYIPTAMIAQLQPEVTLHEPHLALDGGKNGLESLLHLVVTAPDYLCSGGIWLCEIMSGQGQQVAQLLSNQGSYHKISIYSDLANLERFVLAYKK